One stretch of Desulfovibrio sp. UCD-KL4C DNA includes these proteins:
- a CDS encoding bacteriohemerythrin → MMKKKTLNGLLLKRLLLIAGAIIIVCFAAYQYENKKITANVMQKKSQELVRILDQRIDKEKKIAITNTLSLANSGEIPKLLATQNRSELARLIDNIVKSFKTVSNFHDIKIQILDSEGKIFFKSWSNKELGEIPEEIKPTLMKVRKSSKAVAGFVVDKDGVTLRGTALLNYHGTHVGYLQFIQGLGNISRDFEDENCLYMLLITPKISNNIAKISKNIKIGQYYSANDEWFSKNISNYFSKIDLHPLLEKTYGIQNGYFITSKSLSDINDNQIGINVIAEHSDAALVSLNMAMTTATLFIIIIFCALLTIIASVFFSVKSTVTSPMNKAIDFSRGIAGGKFTERLNLKRNNEIGILEDYLNSISMEVGGILCKIKSIVNNLTYNGKDMDHASKMLNHAFSAQANGLENVSSSMEQMTVSIQQNTKDASQAEEGSLRLSEDAEISGGAMAKAMDSMKTIAEKITVVEEIARQTNLLALNAAIEAARAGEMGKGFAVVAAEVRKLAELSGVAASEINTLAKSTVQVVTQAGQRLEKLVPEIKVNSELIQKIAAASVEQRGETEEINSAIRQLSSVVQENISTAKSLSSMSESLFTQVNTLQQSMDFFELDENNTDSINEISINHEPIELVSKTLPIETNTWRKASPKRKPMPPVSQVKPVINVPSSQEKKVELKEYKDLIKWNDSLLLGIDEIDSQHKQLVKLINLLNGAMSQSKGNNVLAEIFKELREYTVNHFEFEEDMLEKHGYEDIAQHKEIHVDLVAQVIKFENDFKSNKIAISSELMTFLKHWLTEHIKGIDTKYVPTIKKAMEQSL, encoded by the coding sequence ATGATGAAGAAAAAAACTCTGAATGGTTTGCTTCTGAAGCGCTTACTGCTGATTGCAGGAGCTATAATCATAGTTTGCTTTGCAGCCTATCAATACGAGAACAAAAAGATCACAGCAAACGTGATGCAAAAAAAATCGCAGGAATTAGTGAGAATTCTTGATCAACGTATCGATAAAGAAAAAAAAATTGCCATCACCAATACTCTTTCTCTAGCAAACTCCGGAGAAATTCCAAAACTGCTTGCAACCCAGAATCGTTCAGAACTGGCGAGGCTAATTGATAATATTGTCAAATCATTCAAAACTGTATCAAACTTTCATGATATAAAAATTCAAATACTTGACTCCGAAGGAAAGATTTTTTTCAAAAGCTGGTCCAACAAAGAATTAGGTGAAATCCCAGAAGAAATAAAGCCAACACTTATGAAAGTCAGAAAATCAAGCAAAGCTGTAGCTGGATTTGTAGTGGACAAAGACGGTGTAACTCTAAGAGGAACCGCACTTTTAAACTATCACGGTACCCATGTTGGATATCTACAATTCATTCAAGGATTAGGAAATATTTCCAGAGATTTTGAAGATGAAAACTGTTTGTACATGCTACTTATCACACCTAAAATATCAAATAACATTGCAAAGATTAGTAAGAACATCAAAATCGGCCAATACTACTCTGCAAATGACGAATGGTTTTCCAAAAATATTTCTAATTATTTCAGCAAAATTGATCTGCACCCCCTGCTTGAAAAAACATACGGAATACAAAACGGATATTTCATTACATCAAAATCGTTGAGCGATATTAACGACAACCAAATAGGAATTAATGTCATAGCGGAACACAGTGATGCCGCCTTAGTTAGCCTGAATATGGCTATGACGACAGCAACATTATTCATAATCATAATATTCTGTGCGCTCCTAACTATCATAGCCAGCGTATTTTTTTCCGTAAAGAGCACCGTGACCTCTCCGATGAACAAAGCCATTGATTTTTCCAGAGGTATAGCCGGTGGTAAATTTACAGAAAGACTAAACCTCAAAAGGAACAATGAAATTGGTATCCTAGAGGATTATCTCAACTCTATTTCAATGGAAGTTGGAGGAATCTTATGCAAGATTAAAAGTATAGTTAACAATTTGACTTATAACGGCAAAGACATGGATCACGCATCAAAGATGCTAAATCACGCTTTTTCTGCTCAAGCCAACGGCCTAGAAAACGTTTCATCATCCATGGAACAAATGACTGTATCAATTCAGCAGAATACAAAGGACGCAAGTCAGGCTGAAGAAGGTTCATTACGCCTTTCCGAAGACGCAGAAATAAGTGGCGGGGCAATGGCAAAAGCCATGGATTCCATGAAAACCATTGCGGAGAAAATCACGGTAGTCGAAGAAATCGCGCGACAGACTAACTTACTTGCCCTTAATGCAGCAATTGAAGCCGCACGAGCAGGCGAAATGGGTAAAGGATTTGCGGTGGTTGCGGCAGAGGTTCGTAAACTGGCAGAACTAAGCGGAGTAGCCGCCTCCGAAATTAACACCCTGGCAAAATCCACGGTTCAAGTGGTAACTCAGGCCGGACAACGGCTGGAAAAACTGGTACCGGAGATCAAGGTAAACTCAGAATTGATACAAAAAATTGCTGCGGCCTCGGTGGAACAAAGAGGAGAAACAGAAGAAATTAACAGCGCGATACGGCAGTTAAGTTCTGTAGTGCAAGAGAATATTTCTACAGCTAAAAGCCTCTCGTCTATGTCGGAATCGTTATTCACTCAGGTCAACACATTACAACAGAGCATGGACTTTTTTGAGTTAGATGAAAATAATACAGATAGCATTAATGAAATTTCAATCAATCACGAACCTATTGAGCTTGTCTCCAAAACACTGCCAATCGAAACGAATACATGGCGGAAGGCTTCGCCAAAACGCAAACCGATGCCGCCAGTTTCACAAGTAAAACCAGTTATTAACGTTCCTTCTTCACAAGAAAAAAAAGTTGAATTAAAAGAATACAAAGATCTCATCAAGTGGAACGATTCACTTTTACTTGGAATTGATGAGATCGACAGCCAGCACAAACAGTTGGTAAAATTAATAAACCTCCTGAATGGAGCAATGAGCCAAAGCAAAGGGAATAATGTTCTTGCGGAAATTTTTAAAGAATTAAGGGAATACACAGTCAACCACTTTGAATTTGAAGAAGACATGTTGGAAAAACACGGCTACGAGGATATCGCGCAACATAAAGAAATTCATGTTGACCTTGTTGCTCAGGTTATAAAATTCGAAAACGATTTCAAAAGCAACAAAATAGCCATAAGCTCCGAACTCATGACTTTTCTTAAACATTGGCTCACTGAACACATAAAAGGAATTGACACAAAATACGTTCCTACCATCAAAAAAGCCATGGAGCAAAGCCTCTAA
- a CDS encoding GtrA family protein produces the protein MQNIIDRHLVLYIVIGIWGAVVDFGSFYILNSILNEHYIIANTASSCIGILNNFIFNYKFNFKVNNNFFKRCFIFFTIGLCGIIASNFIMLTLVEYFHLNSIIAKGAALCIVVAAQYTINRFFTFKKDM, from the coding sequence ATGCAAAACATTATAGACAGACATTTAGTTCTATATATTGTGATTGGTATATGGGGAGCAGTGGTCGATTTCGGATCTTTTTATATACTAAACTCTATTCTTAATGAACACTATATAATTGCCAACACAGCAAGCTCTTGCATCGGAATATTAAATAATTTTATTTTTAACTATAAATTCAATTTCAAGGTTAATAACAACTTCTTTAAACGTTGTTTTATATTTTTTACTATAGGATTATGTGGTATCATTGCATCAAACTTTATCATGCTTACACTGGTGGAATACTTTCATCTAAACTCTATTATTGCTAAAGGTGCAGCACTATGCATTGTCGTCGCTGCGCAGTACACGATTAATCGATTTTTTACTTTTAAAAAAGATATGTAG
- a CDS encoding glucosyltransferase domain-containing protein, which produces MIQDFKLTKEDKIFILLFAGLILLYVLPMLIANCPYNDDFSRILKGNSWDDDGRLLPSIIVRFLVHSTSIFDPAPLPLIMSVPIFTFGGFMIKRLFIDVDSPYISAIIAMGFVFNPYLVRLFVYQLDSIGLSLSLVLLIIPFTLAASESSKKKISYYAKCILCIFLSMNSYQASLGFFMSLAVIELVHSVYKNQFNGIFKTLLSRVIQLVVAFTAYKLFLKLFFIANIARRAVNAKTLNFSDDSISAFFDNCQRMISAIFDSLSQQQTIILAVLLIISILFVVNLYKKNITAANISTSSKTALLLIVLAPLIIFAFSFVHMAFLKGSSRIMLQVLTSFSGLTAFLLLVPSWAIKNKKILCWLIVPVMLSAYGFSYIAGNLVKIEYDFQQPTISSIVSEINDTLPDNRTRLYYSGHLPRSNYFKRIIKIFPMVSELDTNTPWGFKYRLPYLGCALAKENYQDIDLKPLKTKIDTATLPIINSSYYYNLYKYNSDLLLIFK; this is translated from the coding sequence ATGATACAAGATTTTAAACTGACTAAAGAAGATAAAATTTTCATTCTACTCTTCGCCGGACTTATATTGCTGTATGTTCTGCCGATGCTTATAGCAAACTGTCCTTACAATGATGATTTTTCTAGAATCTTAAAAGGCAATTCATGGGATGATGACGGTCGCTTGCTTCCGTCAATAATAGTCCGTTTTCTGGTGCATTCAACATCAATTTTCGATCCTGCTCCGCTACCGCTTATCATGTCCGTTCCGATTTTCACCTTCGGCGGATTTATGATTAAAAGATTGTTCATTGACGTAGACAGTCCATATATTTCAGCAATTATCGCTATGGGATTTGTCTTTAATCCTTATTTAGTCCGACTTTTTGTCTATCAGTTGGATAGCATAGGTCTGTCCTTAAGCTTAGTATTACTCATAATACCTTTTACTCTCGCCGCTTCAGAAAGCAGTAAAAAGAAAATTTCTTATTACGCCAAATGTATCCTCTGCATATTTTTAAGCATGAATTCATATCAAGCTTCACTTGGCTTCTTTATGTCTTTAGCTGTGATAGAACTTGTGCACAGTGTATATAAAAACCAATTTAACGGTATTTTCAAGACACTTCTAAGCCGCGTAATTCAACTCGTAGTGGCTTTTACTGCTTACAAACTTTTTTTAAAATTATTCTTTATAGCCAACATTGCACGCCGCGCCGTTAATGCAAAAACGCTTAATTTTTCAGATGACAGTATAAGTGCCTTTTTTGATAACTGTCAGAGAATGATTTCAGCAATATTTGATTCATTAAGCCAGCAACAGACAATCATTTTGGCAGTGTTGTTAATCATAAGTATTCTGTTTGTTGTTAATTTATATAAGAAAAATATCACAGCAGCAAATATAAGCACATCCAGTAAAACAGCTCTGCTGCTTATTGTACTTGCACCGCTAATCATATTTGCTTTTTCTTTTGTGCATATGGCATTTTTAAAAGGATCTTCTAGAATAATGTTACAGGTTTTAACATCTTTCAGCGGCTTAACAGCTTTCCTACTGCTTGTTCCAAGCTGGGCTATTAAAAATAAAAAGATATTATGCTGGCTCATTGTTCCTGTAATGCTGTCAGCGTATGGATTCAGTTACATAGCCGGAAATCTTGTTAAAATAGAATACGACTTTCAACAGCCGACTATCTCTTCCATCGTCTCGGAAATCAATGACACCCTACCGGATAACAGGACTAGGCTTTATTACTCTGGTCACCTTCCGCGTTCAAATTATTTCAAGCGTATTATTAAAATTTTCCCGATGGTGAGTGAGTTAGACACTAATACCCCTTGGGGATTTAAGTACCGCCTACCCTACTTAGGATGCGCTCTGGCTAAAGAGAATTATCAGGATATTGACCTGAAACCACTTAAAACAAAAATAGATACAGCAACACTGCCTATTATCAATAGTAGCTATTACTATAACCTTTACAAGTACAACTCAGATTTATTGCTGATATTTAAATAA
- a CDS encoding glycosyltransferase family 2 protein: protein MAENKLLSIIVPVYNEEHVLSMFMKRVAEILKTIPDIEAEYIFINDGSTDRTLENLITLKSTYPQIKIIDFSRNFGKEAALTAGLQHAKGAITIPIDVDLQDPPELIAEMVVKWREGFDVVLAHRSNRDSDSFLKRFSAKWFYKLHNKISSPPMPDNVGDYRLMSRQVVDALNSLPESTRFMKGLFAWVGFKSTQIEYVREERAAGESKFNGWKLWNFALEGLTSFGTVPLRIWTYLGVLVAGISFILTLKILIQVLFMGIDVPGYASLMVAVTFLGGLQLIGIGTLGEYLGRTYMESKNRPVFIIRKIL, encoded by the coding sequence GTGGCAGAAAACAAATTATTATCCATCATTGTTCCTGTATATAATGAAGAACATGTTTTGAGCATGTTTATGAAACGTGTTGCCGAAATACTTAAAACTATCCCTGATATAGAGGCCGAATATATTTTCATCAATGACGGTAGCACAGACCGCACTCTAGAAAACCTAATTACCTTAAAATCAACCTATCCGCAGATTAAAATTATTGATTTCAGCCGCAACTTCGGCAAAGAAGCCGCTCTGACCGCTGGTTTGCAGCATGCAAAAGGTGCCATCACAATACCTATTGATGTGGATCTGCAAGACCCGCCTGAACTTATTGCTGAGATGGTGGTTAAATGGCGCGAAGGTTTTGATGTTGTTCTTGCGCACCGCAGTAACAGAGACAGTGACTCATTTTTAAAACGTTTCAGCGCAAAATGGTTTTACAAATTGCATAATAAAATATCGTCACCCCCGATGCCTGACAACGTCGGTGATTACCGATTAATGTCCCGCCAAGTTGTGGATGCGCTGAACAGCCTGCCGGAATCAACACGTTTTATGAAAGGGCTGTTTGCTTGGGTGGGCTTTAAAAGTACCCAGATTGAATATGTACGTGAAGAAAGAGCTGCCGGAGAATCTAAATTTAACGGCTGGAAATTATGGAATTTTGCGCTGGAAGGTTTAACCAGCTTCGGAACGGTCCCTTTACGCATTTGGACTTATTTAGGTGTGCTGGTTGCAGGGATCTCTTTTATTCTAACACTCAAGATATTAATACAGGTTCTTTTCATGGGTATTGATGTGCCCGGCTACGCATCGCTTATGGTCGCAGTCACATTCTTAGGCGGACTTCAATTGATCGGAATAGGAACTCTTGGAGAATATCTGGGACGCACCTATATGGAATCAAAAAACAGACCTGTTTTTATTATACGTAAAATTTTATAA